In the Sphingomonas sp. LM7 genome, one interval contains:
- the queF gene encoding preQ(1) synthase: MAAMEAKHLGQTSVLPAMPEEAELDYVPNPRPDSRYMIRFAAPEFTSLCPITGQPDFAHLVIDYVPGETIVESKSLKLFLGAFRNHGAFHEDCTVGIGERLFAEMKPIWLRIGGYWYPRGGIPIDVFWQSGEPPAGVWIPGQDVPGYRGRG; this comes from the coding sequence ATGGCGGCGATGGAAGCCAAGCATCTCGGACAGACCTCCGTCCTTCCCGCAATGCCGGAAGAAGCGGAGCTCGACTATGTCCCCAATCCGCGCCCCGACAGCCGCTACATGATCCGGTTCGCCGCGCCCGAATTCACGTCGCTCTGCCCGATCACCGGCCAGCCCGATTTCGCGCATCTGGTGATCGACTATGTCCCCGGCGAGACGATCGTCGAATCGAAGTCGCTCAAGCTGTTCCTCGGCGCCTTCCGCAACCACGGCGCGTTCCATGAGGATTGCACCGTCGGCATCGGCGAGCGGCTGTTCGCGGAAATGAAGCCGATATGGCTGCGAATCGGCGGCTATTGGTATCCGCGCGGCGGCATCCCGATCGACGTGTTCTGGCAGTCCGGCGAGCCCCCCGCGGGTGTCTGGATTCCGGGACAGGACGTGCCCGGATACCGCGGCCGAGGCTGA
- a CDS encoding glycosyltransferase family 4 protein translates to MAPFMLASGINHLALIGNFLPRKCGIATYTTDTYNALRQRYPDLRVDVYAMDDHPGRYDYPAAVTAAIPQNDRAAYLDTARAIEASGAQALWVQHEYGIYGGPAGEFLIALLDRLSIPVITTLHTVLERPSADERRVMEALLRRSSRIIVMAEKGRDILKRVHGADDKSIVMIPHGVPERAFADPDSMKAAFGWQGREVVLTFGLLAPNKGIETLISALPQVVANHPQALYVVLGATHPNLVAHEGEVYRDRLKALAAEKGVAEHVQFIDAFVEHDELIDYLQAADLYVTPYSNPAQITSGTLSYAVGVGKPVISTPYVHATEILADDHGVLVDFGDSAGFAREIDRLLTDTQERVALSQRAYARGRTMIWPRLAENALGELNAIIATAPRRFGKAPAELASLKPNLAAVERMSDSTGMLQHSIYSVPDRRHGYCIDDNARALILMSKIDGIDETLRDKWTTIFGGFVQYAWNPDQRRFRNFMNFDRTWCEDVGSEDSNGRAIWALGVTARDARAQKHRDWASVLFDDTASIALELEAPRSHAFAMLGAAAMIEAHPGHALSRTILTRFGEELIVLLNEARRPEWQWFEIVLAYDNARLPEALLRAGKVLGRQDFIEVGLETLDWIVGRQTSPEGRFRAVGSESFGRPYAEPLQFDQQPLEAQATVDACVAAYEVTSDKRWYEEAMRAYRWYLGANDLELPLATAQDGGCFDGLMPTGLNRNQGAESILALQLANCAISVLSKPAENVASTPRTAVA, encoded by the coding sequence ATGGCGCCGTTCATGCTTGCCTCGGGGATCAATCATCTCGCGCTCATCGGCAACTTCCTCCCGCGTAAATGCGGTATCGCGACCTATACGACCGATACCTATAACGCGCTCCGCCAGCGCTATCCGGATCTTCGCGTCGACGTGTATGCGATGGACGATCATCCGGGCCGGTACGACTATCCCGCCGCGGTAACCGCCGCGATCCCGCAGAACGATCGCGCCGCCTATCTCGATACCGCCCGTGCGATCGAAGCCAGCGGCGCGCAGGCGCTGTGGGTCCAGCACGAATATGGCATCTATGGCGGCCCGGCCGGCGAATTCCTGATCGCGCTGCTCGATCGCTTGTCGATCCCCGTCATCACCACGCTGCACACCGTGCTGGAGCGGCCGAGCGCCGACGAGCGCCGCGTGATGGAAGCATTGCTGCGCCGTTCGTCGCGCATCATCGTGATGGCCGAGAAGGGCCGCGACATCCTGAAGCGCGTCCACGGCGCCGACGACAAGAGCATCGTGATGATCCCGCACGGCGTTCCCGAGCGCGCATTCGCCGATCCGGACAGCATGAAGGCGGCATTCGGCTGGCAAGGCCGCGAAGTCGTGCTGACCTTTGGCCTGCTTGCGCCGAACAAGGGCATCGAGACGCTGATCTCCGCGCTGCCGCAGGTCGTCGCGAACCATCCGCAGGCACTGTATGTCGTGCTGGGCGCGACGCATCCCAATCTCGTCGCGCACGAAGGCGAAGTCTATCGCGACCGGCTGAAGGCGCTGGCCGCCGAGAAGGGCGTCGCCGAGCATGTCCAGTTCATCGACGCGTTCGTCGAGCATGACGAGCTGATCGATTATCTGCAGGCGGCCGACCTCTACGTCACGCCGTACAGCAACCCGGCCCAGATCACTTCGGGGACGCTGTCCTACGCCGTCGGCGTCGGCAAGCCGGTGATCTCGACGCCCTATGTCCACGCCACCGAAATCCTGGCCGACGATCACGGCGTGCTGGTCGATTTCGGCGACAGCGCCGGCTTCGCGCGCGAGATCGACCGGCTGCTGACCGACACGCAGGAGCGCGTGGCACTGTCGCAGCGCGCCTATGCCCGCGGTCGCACGATGATCTGGCCGCGCCTCGCGGAGAACGCGCTGGGCGAGCTCAACGCGATCATCGCCACCGCGCCGCGCCGCTTCGGCAAGGCGCCTGCCGAGCTCGCGTCGCTCAAGCCGAACCTCGCCGCAGTCGAGCGGATGAGCGATTCGACCGGCATGCTCCAGCATTCGATCTATTCGGTTCCCGATCGCCGCCATGGCTATTGCATCGACGACAATGCCCGCGCGCTGATCCTGATGTCCAAGATCGACGGCATCGACGAGACGCTGCGCGACAAGTGGACGACGATCTTCGGCGGCTTCGTCCAATATGCGTGGAATCCCGATCAGCGCCGGTTCCGCAACTTCATGAATTTCGATCGCACCTGGTGCGAGGATGTCGGTTCGGAGGATTCGAACGGCCGCGCGATCTGGGCGCTGGGCGTCACCGCGCGCGACGCGCGGGCGCAGAAGCACCGCGACTGGGCGTCGGTATTGTTCGACGACACCGCGTCGATCGCGCTCGAGCTCGAAGCACCGCGCAGCCACGCCTTTGCGATGCTGGGCGCCGCGGCGATGATCGAGGCGCATCCGGGCCACGCGCTGTCGCGCACGATCCTGACGCGCTTCGGCGAAGAGCTGATCGTGCTGCTCAACGAAGCGCGCCGGCCGGAATGGCAATGGTTCGAAATCGTCCTCGCCTATGACAATGCCCGGCTTCCCGAGGCGCTGCTGCGCGCGGGCAAGGTGCTCGGCCGGCAGGACTTCATCGAAGTCGGGCTGGAGACGCTCGACTGGATCGTCGGGCGCCAGACCTCGCCCGAGGGGCGTTTCCGCGCCGTCGGCAGCGAAAGCTTCGGCCGGCCCTATGCCGAGCCGCTGCAGTTCGACCAGCAGCCGCTGGAGGCACAGGCGACCGTCGATGCGTGCGTCGCCGCCTATGAAGTGACGTCGGACAAGCGCTGGTACGAAGAAGCGATGCGCGCCTATCGCTGGTATCTGGGTGCCAACGACCTCGAACTGCCGCTGGCGACGGCGCAGGACGGCGGCTGTTTCGACGGGCTGATGCCAACCGGTTTGAACCGGAATCAGGGCGCCGAGTCGATTCTGGCACTCCAATTGGCGAATTGCGCCATTTCCGTACTTTCAAAGCCCGCCGAAAACGTGGCAAGCACCCCGCGCACCGCCGTCGCGTGA
- a CDS encoding mechanosensitive ion channel family protein, protein MERLGAWLAGHNLPGAAELSEAAIAGGLAALALVLGWLAGRHLGTRIAAAWAEHFSGNPATFHLRVCAVIRWTSAAILLAILAASWPWMALGALVTGLAEGFAVAMLASTVLRALNLPRWAAWALAALAFTIVLSHAIGGFAVVETTLDRVGIQIGQRRLSLLSALTIGITVLLLFAGVRLANRVLAHSIASARGFDPTQKLLVQKLAAIAVVVLAFFIGVDLLEIDLTAFAVFSGAFGLAVGFGLQKTIGNLIAGIILLMDRSIKPGDVIVVGDSFGWVNKIGVRAVSVITRDGKEHLIPNENLMTQEVENWSYTDRNVRVRIPVTVAYDCDLKLAQALMLRAAEESPRVLNNPRTNVWLMAFGEKGVDHEILAWISDPESGVGNVRSDVLNRLWLLFKEHDILIPYPVREVRVREWPGRSEA, encoded by the coding sequence ATGGAGCGGCTCGGCGCCTGGCTGGCGGGACATAACCTGCCGGGTGCCGCCGAGCTTTCCGAAGCGGCGATCGCCGGCGGACTGGCCGCACTGGCGCTCGTCCTGGGCTGGCTCGCCGGCCGCCACCTCGGCACGCGGATCGCCGCCGCCTGGGCCGAGCATTTCAGCGGCAACCCGGCGACCTTCCACCTGCGGGTCTGCGCGGTCATCCGCTGGACGAGCGCGGCGATCCTGCTCGCCATCCTCGCGGCGAGCTGGCCATGGATGGCACTCGGCGCGCTGGTGACCGGTCTCGCCGAAGGATTCGCCGTGGCGATGCTGGCGTCCACCGTGCTGCGCGCGCTCAACCTGCCGCGCTGGGCCGCCTGGGCGCTCGCCGCGCTCGCCTTCACCATCGTGCTCAGCCATGCGATCGGCGGCTTCGCGGTGGTCGAGACCACGCTCGACCGCGTCGGCATCCAGATCGGCCAGCGCCGCCTGTCGCTGCTCTCGGCGCTGACCATCGGCATCACCGTGCTGCTGCTGTTTGCGGGCGTCCGGCTGGCGAACCGCGTCCTCGCGCATTCGATCGCCAGCGCCCGCGGGTTCGATCCGACGCAAAAGCTGCTCGTCCAGAAGCTGGCGGCGATCGCCGTGGTCGTGCTCGCCTTCTTCATCGGCGTTGACCTGCTCGAGATCGACTTGACTGCCTTTGCGGTGTTCTCGGGCGCGTTCGGCCTGGCGGTCGGCTTCGGGCTGCAAAAGACGATCGGCAATCTGATCGCCGGGATCATCCTGCTGATGGACCGGTCGATCAAGCCGGGCGACGTGATCGTGGTGGGCGACAGCTTCGGCTGGGTGAACAAGATCGGCGTGCGCGCCGTCTCGGTGATCACCCGCGACGGCAAGGAGCATCTGATCCCCAACGAAAACCTGATGACCCAGGAAGTGGAGAACTGGTCGTACACCGACCGCAACGTCCGCGTCCGCATCCCGGTGACCGTCGCCTATGACTGCGATTTGAAGCTCGCTCAGGCGCTGATGCTGCGCGCCGCCGAGGAAAGCCCGCGCGTACTCAACAATCCCAGGACCAATGTCTGGCTGATGGCGTTCGGCGAAAAGGGCGTCGATCATGAGATCCTTGCCTGGATCAGCGATCCCGAGAGCGGCGTCGGCAATGTCCGCAGCGACGTGCTCAACCGGCTGTGGCTGCTGTTCAAGGAACACGACATCCTGATCCCCTATCCGGTGCGCGAGGTCCGGGTGCGCGAATGGCCCGGGCGCAGCGAGGCGTAG
- a CDS encoding OPT family oligopeptide transporter: MATDAAARAPLELTLRGVLLGAAITLLFTAANVYAGLKVGLTFATSIPAAVVSMAILRFFRGSSILENNIVQTIASAAGTLAAIVFVLPGLIMVGWWSGFPYWTTVAVCVTGGVLGVMFSVPLRRALVTGSTLPYPEGVAAAEVLKVGSNSRAGDMENAHGLRVLMLGSLFSGGFALLAKMKLVAEEAGKNFAIGGTASGFSTSWSMLLIGVGHLVGISVGAAMFFGMIISWTVLVPYFASTGDVSAGIDALVGGTFRGQVRFIGAGTIGVAAIWSLLKIIGPIIAGLRSALAASRARAGGEALALTERDLPIGVVGLVTVLTLVPIAWLLWSFSAGGPVHDYPLAVIGGSLLYILVVGVLIAAVCGYMAGLIGASNSPVSGVGILAVLGASLLLVLIFGHEADPTRTNALIAYALFTTAIIFSIATISNDNLQDLKTGQLVGATPWKQQVALIMGVVFGSLAIPLVLDLLKDTLGFVGMPGAGPNALSAPQAALISSIAKGVLGGDIDWGLIGLGAAIGVGVIVIDELLGRAGKMRLPPLAVGMGIYLPMALTLLIPVGAVIGHLYNRWAKRSVNPEFAERMGVLAATGLIVGESLFGVAFAGVLAWANRNSPIPPNDAPLAIMGESFETVALWVAPLLFFGLVALIYALTRKMVRSVPPVGEPPVDQDIATYR, translated from the coding sequence TTGGCGACCGACGCCGCGGCCCGCGCGCCGCTCGAACTCACGCTTCGCGGCGTCTTGCTGGGGGCGGCGATCACGCTGCTGTTCACAGCGGCGAACGTCTATGCCGGGCTCAAGGTCGGGCTGACCTTCGCCACGTCGATCCCCGCCGCGGTCGTATCGATGGCGATCCTGCGCTTCTTCCGCGGCAGCTCGATCCTCGAGAACAACATCGTCCAGACGATCGCCAGCGCCGCGGGCACGCTGGCGGCGATCGTCTTCGTGCTGCCGGGGCTGATCATGGTCGGCTGGTGGTCGGGCTTCCCCTATTGGACCACCGTCGCGGTGTGCGTCACCGGCGGCGTGCTCGGCGTGATGTTCTCGGTGCCGCTCCGCCGCGCGCTGGTGACCGGCTCTACCCTTCCCTATCCCGAGGGCGTCGCCGCCGCCGAGGTGCTCAAGGTCGGCTCGAACAGCCGCGCAGGCGACATGGAAAACGCCCATGGGCTGCGCGTGCTGATGCTCGGTTCGCTCTTCTCCGGCGGCTTCGCCCTGCTCGCCAAGATGAAGCTGGTCGCCGAGGAAGCGGGCAAGAACTTCGCGATCGGCGGCACCGCCTCGGGCTTCTCGACCAGCTGGTCGATGCTGCTGATCGGCGTCGGTCATCTCGTCGGCATCTCGGTCGGCGCGGCGATGTTCTTCGGTATGATCATCTCATGGACCGTGCTCGTTCCGTATTTCGCGTCCACCGGCGACGTCTCCGCCGGCATCGACGCACTGGTCGGCGGCACCTTCCGCGGGCAGGTCCGCTTCATCGGCGCGGGCACGATCGGCGTCGCGGCGATCTGGTCGCTGCTCAAGATCATCGGACCGATCATCGCGGGCCTGCGCTCGGCACTGGCGGCATCGCGCGCGCGCGCCGGCGGCGAGGCACTGGCACTCACCGAGCGCGACTTGCCGATCGGCGTGGTCGGCCTGGTCACGGTCCTGACCTTGGTGCCGATCGCCTGGCTGCTGTGGAGCTTCTCGGCCGGTGGGCCAGTGCATGATTATCCGCTGGCAGTGATCGGCGGCTCGCTGCTCTACATCCTCGTCGTCGGCGTACTGATCGCGGCGGTGTGCGGCTATATGGCCGGTCTGATCGGCGCGTCGAACTCGCCGGTCTCGGGCGTCGGCATCCTCGCGGTGCTCGGCGCGTCGCTGCTGCTCGTGCTGATCTTCGGGCACGAGGCCGATCCGACGCGCACCAACGCGCTGATCGCCTATGCGCTGTTCACCACCGCGATCATCTTCTCGATCGCGACGATCTCGAACGACAACCTCCAGGACCTCAAGACCGGCCAGCTCGTCGGCGCGACGCCATGGAAGCAGCAGGTCGCGCTGATCATGGGCGTGGTGTTCGGCAGCCTGGCGATCCCGCTGGTGCTCGACTTGCTCAAGGACACATTGGGCTTTGTCGGCATGCCCGGCGCCGGACCCAATGCGCTGTCCGCGCCACAGGCCGCACTGATCTCGTCGATCGCCAAGGGCGTGCTCGGCGGCGACATCGACTGGGGCCTGATCGGGCTCGGCGCCGCGATCGGCGTCGGCGTGATCGTCATCGACGAACTGCTCGGCCGCGCGGGCAAGATGCGCCTGCCCCCGCTCGCGGTGGGCATGGGCATCTATCTGCCGATGGCGCTCACCTTGCTGATCCCGGTCGGCGCAGTGATCGGCCATCTCTACAATCGCTGGGCGAAGCGCAGCGTCAACCCCGAGTTTGCCGAGCGGATGGGCGTGCTCGCCGCCACCGGGCTGATCGTCGGCGAGAGCCTGTTCGGCGTCGCCTTTGCCGGCGTACTCGCCTGGGCCAACCGCAATTCGCCGATCCCGCCCAACGATGCGCCGCTCGCGATCATGGGCGAGAGCTTCGAGACCGTGGCGCTATGGGTCGCACCGTTGCTGTTTTTCGGGCTGGTCGCGCTGATCTACGCGCTCACCCGGAAAATGGTGCGCAGCGTACCCCCGGTCGGCGAACCCCCGGTCGATCAGGACATCGCGACCTATCGGTGA
- a CDS encoding glycoside hydrolase family 130 protein: protein MQELFNHTLRLRADPSRVVVRPFHIAWAHNGSGPSRSERIVGEVLAMSPGEASAQLEIVLKDFEARHWQTRRVFMTRYDEIEEMLKLDGSAIGDEKRQLLGAYFCHEYSYAAAALMNPSAVPHYDQTGMPKGSMRILMSLRAVGEGHISSVSFREGIITDKNELSLAPEPPFATAADAREEDEDKMPEGPVTVYRHRDSTLSGTVIFPITKAQSNGLEDLRICHFTHDDGSEEWIGTYTAYNGSVIQSELMRTRDWRAIDLVPMTGGASRNKGMALFPRKIDGKYMMLGRQDGENIFLHTSDDITHWEGGELLIKPQYPWELVQMGNCGPPIEVDDGWLVLTHGVGAMRKYSIGAALLDKNDPTKVLARSKEPLLAAADQDREGYVPNVVYTCGAIRHGDKLFIPYGVADSSVAFAFVPITALLEQMG, encoded by the coding sequence ATGCAGGAATTGTTCAATCACACGCTGCGGCTTCGCGCAGATCCCTCCCGCGTGGTGGTGCGTCCGTTCCACATCGCCTGGGCGCATAACGGCTCGGGACCGAGCCGGTCCGAGCGCATCGTCGGCGAAGTGCTGGCGATGTCGCCGGGCGAGGCGAGCGCCCAGCTGGAGATCGTCCTCAAGGATTTCGAGGCGCGCCATTGGCAGACGCGCCGCGTGTTCATGACGCGCTACGACGAGATCGAGGAAATGCTCAAGCTGGACGGCAGCGCGATCGGCGACGAGAAGCGCCAGCTGCTCGGCGCCTATTTCTGCCACGAATACAGCTATGCCGCCGCCGCGCTGATGAACCCCAGCGCGGTGCCGCATTACGACCAGACCGGCATGCCCAAGGGCAGCATGCGCATCCTGATGTCGCTGCGGGCAGTGGGCGAGGGGCATATCTCCTCGGTGTCGTTCCGCGAAGGCATCATCACCGACAAGAACGAGCTGTCGCTCGCACCCGAGCCTCCCTTCGCCACTGCCGCCGATGCGCGCGAGGAGGACGAGGACAAGATGCCCGAGGGGCCGGTGACGGTCTATCGCCATCGCGATTCGACGCTGTCGGGCACGGTGATCTTCCCGATCACCAAAGCGCAGTCGAACGGGCTCGAGGATCTGCGGATCTGCCATTTCACGCATGACGACGGCAGCGAGGAATGGATCGGCACCTACACCGCCTATAACGGATCGGTGATCCAGTCCGAGCTGATGCGGACGCGCGACTGGCGCGCGATCGACCTGGTGCCGATGACCGGCGGCGCGTCGCGTAACAAGGGCATGGCGCTGTTCCCGCGCAAGATCGACGGCAAGTACATGATGCTCGGCCGGCAGGACGGCGAGAACATCTTTCTCCACACGTCCGACGACATCACCCATTGGGAAGGCGGCGAGCTGCTGATCAAGCCGCAATATCCTTGGGAGCTCGTCCAGATGGGCAATTGCGGCCCGCCGATCGAAGTCGATGACGGCTGGCTGGTGCTGACCCATGGCGTCGGCGCGATGCGCAAATATTCGATCGGTGCGGCGCTGCTCGACAAGAACGACCCGACCAAGGTGCTGGCGCGCTCGAAGGAGCCGCTGCTCGCCGCGGCGGACCAGGATCGCGAGGGCTATGTGCCCAACGTCGTCTATACCTGCGGCGCGATCCGCCATGGCGACAAGCTGTTCATCCCCTATGGCGTGGCCGACAGCTCGGTGGCGTTCGCCTTCGTGCCGATCACGGCGCTGCTGGAGCAGATGGGGTGA
- a CDS encoding GNAT family N-acetyltransferase, with protein MSSQPITARIADGVASIPSAEWDACAGTANPFVGNAFLSILERSGSATARAGWQPLPIVIDGADGRVAGIAPAYVKAHSQGEYVFDHGWADAWEHAGGSYYPKLQVAVPFTPVPGPRLLVRDDSLAPALIAAIEAVTDQNGLSSAHATFVDDAQLPWFEAAGWLIRAGTQFHWQNHGYAGFDAFLAALSSRKRKAIRKERAAALDGLTVRHLTGAEIGEAHWDAFWQFYQDTGSRKWGQPYLTRGFFTLLGREMADKVLLILAERDGVPIAGALNLIGEDALYGRYWGAVEEVPFLHFELCYYQAIDAAIARGLARVEAGAQGEHKLARGYAPVTTWSAHYIPDPGFRRAVADFLHREREAVAREQEWLGEMMPFKREG; from the coding sequence GTGAGTTCGCAGCCGATTACCGCTCGTATCGCCGATGGCGTCGCCTCGATCCCTTCGGCCGAGTGGGACGCCTGCGCAGGCACCGCCAATCCGTTCGTCGGCAATGCCTTTCTGTCGATCCTCGAACGCTCGGGTTCGGCGACCGCGCGCGCCGGCTGGCAACCGCTGCCGATCGTGATCGACGGCGCCGACGGGCGCGTAGCGGGAATCGCCCCGGCCTATGTAAAGGCGCACAGCCAGGGCGAATATGTCTTCGACCATGGCTGGGCCGATGCCTGGGAACATGCTGGCGGAAGCTATTATCCCAAACTGCAGGTCGCAGTGCCGTTCACCCCCGTGCCCGGACCGCGCCTGCTGGTCCGCGACGACAGCCTCGCCCCCGCGCTGATCGCCGCGATCGAGGCAGTGACCGACCAGAATGGCCTTTCCTCCGCGCACGCCACCTTTGTCGACGACGCGCAGCTGCCCTGGTTCGAGGCGGCGGGCTGGCTGATCCGCGCAGGCACGCAGTTCCACTGGCAGAACCACGGCTATGCCGGGTTCGACGCGTTCCTCGCCGCGCTGTCCAGCCGCAAGCGCAAGGCGATCCGCAAGGAGCGCGCGGCGGCGCTGGACGGGCTGACCGTCCGGCACCTGACCGGCGCCGAGATCGGCGAGGCGCATTGGGACGCGTTCTGGCAATTCTATCAGGACACCGGCTCGCGCAAATGGGGACAGCCCTATCTGACGCGCGGCTTCTTCACGCTGCTGGGCCGGGAAATGGCCGACAAGGTGCTGCTGATCCTCGCCGAGCGCGACGGCGTGCCGATCGCCGGCGCGCTCAACCTGATCGGCGAGGACGCGCTGTACGGGCGCTATTGGGGTGCGGTCGAGGAGGTGCCGTTCCTCCATTTCGAGCTCTGCTATTATCAGGCGATCGATGCTGCGATCGCGCGCGGGCTGGCGCGGGTCGAGGCAGGCGCGCAGGGCGAACACAAGCTGGCACGCGGCTATGCCCCGGTGACGACCTGGTCGGCGCACTACATCCCCGACCCCGGCTTCCGCCGCGCCGTGGCCGACTTCCTCCACCGCGAGCGCGAGGCAGTGGCGCGCGAGCAGGAATGGCTGGGCGAGATGATGCCGTTCAAGCGCGAGGGCTAA
- the metC gene encoding cystathionine beta-lyase produces the protein MSDEKDATKVVQAGRRPEWTQGIVNPPVWRASTILYDSVAELRARGAADTHHKLFYGRRGTPTQWSLADALTALEPGAEGTLLYPSGVAAVVSALLAVLEPGDELLMPDSAYDPTRSFANGLLKRIGVTTIFYDPLIGADIAGLCTDRTRAILLESPGSLTFEVQDIPAIVAVAKARGITTLLDNTWATPLLLPAIPLGIDYSILACTKYIVGHSDVMLGSVTAAEGQYERLRAMTYQLGQNASPDDAWLGARGLRTMAVRLDQHGRSALRIAQWLKTRPEVARVLHPALPDCPGHDIFVRDFRGASGLFSFVLNGGSEQGRAALIDGLAHFGIGYSWGGFESLAIPVDPQRYRTATPWQAEGPVVRLQIGLEDADDLIADLDAGLARFTAARG, from the coding sequence ATGAGCGACGAAAAGGACGCGACCAAGGTTGTCCAGGCCGGCCGCCGGCCCGAATGGACCCAGGGCATCGTCAATCCGCCGGTGTGGCGCGCCTCGACGATCCTCTATGATTCGGTCGCCGAGCTGCGCGCGCGCGGCGCCGCCGACACGCATCACAAGCTGTTCTACGGCCGCCGCGGCACGCCGACCCAATGGTCGCTCGCCGACGCGCTGACCGCGCTGGAACCGGGCGCCGAGGGCACCCTGCTCTACCCCTCGGGCGTCGCCGCGGTGGTCAGCGCCTTGCTCGCCGTGCTCGAACCCGGCGACGAGCTGCTGATGCCCGACAGCGCCTATGATCCGACGCGCAGCTTCGCCAACGGGCTGCTCAAGCGGATCGGCGTCACCACGATCTTCTACGATCCGCTGATCGGCGCGGACATCGCCGGGCTGTGCACCGATCGCACCCGGGCGATCCTTCTCGAAAGCCCGGGCAGCCTCACCTTCGAAGTCCAGGATATTCCCGCGATCGTCGCCGTCGCCAAGGCGCGCGGCATCACCACCCTGCTCGACAATACCTGGGCGACGCCGCTGCTGTTGCCCGCGATTCCCCTCGGCATCGACTATTCGATCCTCGCCTGCACCAAGTACATCGTCGGCCATTCGGACGTGATGCTCGGCTCGGTGACCGCCGCCGAGGGGCAGTATGAGCGGCTGCGCGCCATGACCTACCAGCTCGGCCAGAATGCCAGCCCGGACGACGCCTGGCTCGGTGCGCGGGGCCTGCGCACGATGGCGGTGCGCCTCGACCAGCATGGCCGCTCGGCGCTCAGGATCGCGCAATGGCTCAAGACCCGACCCGAAGTCGCGCGGGTGCTGCACCCGGCGCTACCCGATTGCCCCGGCCACGACATCTTCGTCCGTGATTTCCGCGGCGCTTCGGGCTTGTTCTCGTTCGTGCTGAACGGCGGATCGGAACAGGGGCGCGCGGCGCTGATCGATGGTCTGGCGCATTTCGGCATCGGCTATAGCTGGGGCGGGTTCGAGAGCCTGGCGATCCCGGTCGATCCGCAGCGCTATCGCACCGCGACTCCCTGGCAGGCCGAGGGGCCGGTGGTCCGGCTCCAGATCGGGCTCGAAGATGCCGACGATCTGATCGCCGACCTCGACGCCGGGCTCGCCCGCTTCACGGCGGCGCGCGGCTGA
- a CDS encoding sulfurtransferase yields MDALVTTEFLARALGSDGLVVLDATYTSTLPGSAKQEPRADYAAGHVPGALLLDLDTLVDAADPLPSMLPPRDLFEARMAALGITADSRVILYDDSPHHTSCRAWWVLGRFGVEASLLDGGIAKWKAEGRPIEQDTHAPAPTRFEAGMPRTQVRSLAEMQATDEQIVDARSAARFTGAEPDPRTECAPGHIPGSTNIPYGRFFESDGTWKQPDALRAEFEAVGIDLDKPLVATCGSGITASVIAFAAHLLGRDVPVYDGSWSQWGASPATPKALGPA; encoded by the coding sequence ATGGACGCACTCGTAACGACCGAATTTCTGGCACGCGCACTGGGCTCGGACGGCCTGGTGGTGCTCGACGCCACCTACACTTCCACCCTCCCCGGCTCCGCAAAACAGGAGCCGAGGGCCGACTACGCCGCGGGGCATGTCCCCGGCGCGCTGCTGCTCGATCTCGACACGCTGGTGGATGCTGCGGATCCGCTGCCGTCGATGCTGCCGCCGCGCGACCTGTTCGAGGCGCGGATGGCGGCGCTGGGCATAACCGCGGACAGCCGCGTCATCCTCTACGACGACAGCCCGCACCACACGTCGTGCCGCGCCTGGTGGGTGCTCGGCCGGTTCGGGGTCGAAGCGTCGCTGCTCGACGGCGGGATCGCCAAATGGAAGGCCGAAGGCCGGCCCATCGAGCAGGATACGCACGCCCCCGCCCCCACCCGCTTCGAAGCCGGCATGCCGCGCACCCAGGTGCGCAGCCTCGCCGAGATGCAGGCGACCGACGAGCAGATCGTCGATGCCCGCTCGGCCGCCCGCTTCACCGGCGCCGAACCCGATCCGCGCACCGAATGCGCGCCCGGCCACATCCCGGGTTCGACCAACATCCCCTATGGCCGCTTCTTCGAGAGCGACGGGACCTGGAAGCAGCCCGACGCGCTCCGCGCCGAATTCGAAGCGGTGGGGATCGACCTGGACAAGCCGCTGGTCGCCACCTGCGGATCGGGCATCACTGCATCGGTGATCGCCTTCGCCGCGCATCTGCTCGGCCGCGACGTGCCGGTCTATGACGGCAGCTGGTCGCAATGGGGCGCCTCGCCCGCAACCCCCAAGGCACTGGGCCCGGCATGA